actttttaagaGTAAATTCAAAATGTAAACTTTAATACaattaaaacaataataatttttaaattccaaaacaacaataatttcaatccaattttcaaatttattgAGATTTGATTCTCTAACATattctcaaatctttttaacaATTTAAGATGTACGAGAAATATCAATTAGTAACAACTAACAAATCAAAACCATATTTAAAACCATCTATAGATTAAGATAAAGATTGGATTCATTAATAAAACAGaaatttcttttagttaaaaaaaCTCACAAACTCTATAAAAACTAGATGGCCATAGAGTACAAAACATCAGAATCCTAAACCAGTTACTTTCACCGCCTTGCAATGGAATTCACCTCTTTTTCTTGGGAAATCAATTCCATTGAAGATCCAAGCATACCACAAGACTTGTGTTTCGACGATTGCTTCTCCATCATCTTCAGTTTCACCAAAGAATTGATCCAAATTACTCAACCCACAAGTCCAACCTCTGACTCTGAGGTTGACTTTTCTTCTACAACTGTGGCCAATGAAGCGTTCTTGGTTCCTTCCGATATCCTGTGTAATTGCACTCCGTTCACAGACCTCAATGGAGAAAACACCGCATTCTTACATGACGTCTTCTCCTCATTGCCTGTATCCCATCAGATCTTGGACCAAATTTTACCTGCAATGGGCGAAACCGCAAGAACGATTCGAAGCCATGAAGGTTGTGACTCCGGCATGCCGGAGATTGTTGTG
The Arachis stenosperma cultivar V10309 chromosome 7, arast.V10309.gnm1.PFL2, whole genome shotgun sequence genome window above contains:
- the LOC130939198 gene encoding uncharacterized protein LOC130939198 → MEFTSFSWEINSIEDPSIPQDLCFDDCFSIIFSFTKELIQITQPTSPTSDSEVDFSSTTVANEAFLVPSDILCNCTPFTDLNGENTAFLHDVFSSLPVSHQILDQILPAMGETARTIRSHEGCDSGMPEIVVNLYVTTHIVVEDSDFYNDDLRQNVPELAQLVNLLERPRIDKQDDDAEQQCAICLEEFGQSIEDSSVEVVRTNCSHVFHESCIFRWLRRCADRQSPYSCPLCRCSIFPTSQMDEE